A region of Chelonoidis abingdonii isolate Lonesome George chromosome 8, CheloAbing_2.0, whole genome shotgun sequence DNA encodes the following proteins:
- the RLIM gene encoding E3 ubiquitin-protein ligase RLIM, producing the protein MESSDSNDKASIDHSEAQRRSQLDRLEREEAFYHFVNNLNEEDYRLMRDNNLLGTPGEITEEELMRRLHQVKEGPPQQNGDENRGAESTEDVSNRDSIIDWLNSVRQTGNTTRSGQRGNQSWRAVSRTNPNSGDFRFSLEINVNRNNGNPNPEAENEQSVEPSNGEDLENSQSDTETPRSESPSVRQPGSDRSTSEDLATEEASPLRGQRRARSRSPEQRRTRARTDRSRSPINPASDTPRRSPHNMPSQTLDHSLVNESEGSSRTRQHVTLRQHTTGTEIASENAVLFSTPETRPAPPALGSSETNGSSESAAPGQRPPTIVLDLQVRRVRPGEYRQRDSIASRTRSRSQTPNNTVTYESERGGLRRTFSRSERAGVRTYVSTIRIPIRRIINTGFNETTSVAIQTILRQIMTGFGELNYYMYSDGDADPSGPAPNQNVDAPELQNGGDSGSTSSRSESTEGSSGEVYESSNEGGSTSARREGRNTRGSVTLEESGSLPFLSLAQFFLLNEDDDDQPRGLTKEQIDNLAWRNFGESDALKTCSVCITEYTEGNKLRKLPCSHEYHVHCIDRWLSENSTCPICRRAVLASGNRESVV; encoded by the exons ATGGAAAGCTCAGATTCTAATGATAAAGCAAGTATTGATCACTCAGAAGCACAGCGCCGGAGTCAGCTGGATCGATTAGAACGTGAAGAAGCTTTCTATCACTTTGTAAATAACCTGAATGAAGAGGACTATAGGCTTATGAGGGATAACAATTTGCTAGGAACACCAG GTGAAATTACTGAAGAAGAATTGATGAGAAGGCTACATCAAGTTAAAGAAGGTCCACCACAGCAAAATGGTGATGAGAATAGAG GTGCAGAATCCACAGAAGATGTTTCTAATAGAGATTCCATAATAGACTGGCTTAATTCAGTACGACAGACTGGAAATACCACACGGAGCGGGCAAAGAGGAAACCAGTCTTGGAGGGCAGTGAGCCGGACTAACCCTAACAGTGGTGATTTCAGATTTAGTTTGGAAATAAATGTCAACCGTAATAATGGGAACCCAAACCCAGAAGCTGAAAATGAGCAATCTGTAGAGCCCTCTAATGGTGAGGATTTGGAAAATAGCCAAAGTGACACTGAGACTCCAAGATCTGAATCGCCATCTGTAAGGCAGCCTGGCTCAGACAGAAGTACCTCTGAGGATTTAGCAACTGAGGAAGCATCTCCTCTCagaggccagagaagagcaagaagcAGGAGCCCAGAACAACGAAGAACCCGGGCTAGGACTGATAGAAGTAGGTCACCTATTAATCCAGCAAGTGATACTCCTCGCAGGTCTCCTCACAATATGCCATCTCAGACACTTGATCATTCCCTGGTAAACGAATCTGAGGGAAGTTCTAGAACTAGACAGCATGTGACGTTAAGGCAACATACAACGGGGACTGAGATTGCAAGTGAAAATGCAGTTCTGTTTTCAACCCCTGAAACAAgacctgctcctccagcattaGGTTCTTCAGAAACAAATGGCAGCAGTGAATCTGCAGCTCCTGGACAGAGGCCACCTACTATAGTTCTTGATCTTCAAGTGAGAAGAGTCCGTCCAGGAGAATATCGGCAGAGAGACAGCATAGCCAGCCGAACCCGATCCAGGTCCCAGACACCAAACAATACAGTCACTTATGAAAGTGAACGTGGAGGGCTTAGGCGCACATTTTCACGTTCAGAACGGGCTGGAGTGAGAACTTATGTCAGTACCATTAGGATTCCTATTCGCAGAATCATAAACACGGGCTTTAATGAGACAACATCGGTCGCAATTCAGACCATTCTAAGGCAGATAATGACAGGTTTTGGAGAATTAAACTACTATATGTACAGTGATGGTGATGCAGATCCTAGTGGCCCAGCCCCAAACCAAAATGTAGATGCTCCTGAGCTACAGAATGGAGGTGATAGTGGTAGTACTAGTTCACGCAGTGAAAGTACTGAAGGTAGCTCAGGGGAGGTATATGAAAGTAGTAATGAAGGAGGTTCAACGTCTGCTAGGCGGGAAGGTCGGAATACTAGGGGATCAGTCACTTTAGAAGAAAGTGGCTCTTTACCGTTCCTTAGCCTAGCACAGTTTTTTCTACTAAATGAGGATGATGATGACCAGCCAAGAGGACTCACCAAAGAACAAATTGACAACCTAGCATGGAGGAATTTTGGTGAAAGCGATGCTCTGAAAACCTGTAGTGTCTGTATTACAGAATACACAGAGGGCAACAAGCTTCGTAAACTGCCTTGTTCCCACGAGTACCATGTCCACTGCATTGATCGCTGGTTATCAGAAAATTCCACTTGTCCTATTTGTCGTAGAGCAGTCTTAGCGTCTGGTAACAGAGAAAGTGTTGTCTAA